In Triticum aestivum cultivar Chinese Spring chromosome 5B, IWGSC CS RefSeq v2.1, whole genome shotgun sequence, the following proteins share a genomic window:
- the LOC123110513 gene encoding nuclear mitotic apparatus protein 1 — MASSSSSLSSALSSMEQMLDALRQRGIGKPDDKPKEEEPPALPTRPTVRGRPPSIHRPASSAPWSQQRPPLALLPPPPEDEEAREAERRAVELELERRAVRAEEEAKQKDDDVRLKEEEIAVLRQQVELYEARLAEWEAKMKAVEEELQRQTAALQMSQAAAAAAAARAALGSTSHRREPTLSDGVAQAEQAPVPTRAEEASVKRGESLFRGASVKPQQQQQPAVAAVLSSKPSHAGVAAVLSSKPSHAGVAAVLSSKPSHAGELAVAPAVLSSKPSHAEHHLATEFARETQAFEHAARAVAEVKPGTMSVDELKMLRRQFAAWKKEYEARLHKTNAELKKRIHSEKSHDQQAAHCGRRRWCGWWRTIKAPKFRAPKRCCACACAMKLPSLPSCKFPSLPSCKFPSLPSCKFPSLPSCSFSCCCFRRRR, encoded by the exons atggcgtcgtcctcctcctctctgtcaTCGGCGCTGAGCTCGATGGAGCAGATGCTGGACGCGCTCAGGCAGAGAGGGATCGGCAAGCCCGACGACAAGCCCAaggaggaggagccgccggcgcTGCCCACGCGCCCCACCGTCAGGGGCCGGCCTCCTTCCATCCACAGGCCCGCCTCCAGCGCGCCGTGGAGTCAACAACGCCCACCGCTGGCCCTGCTCCCCCCACCGCCG GAAGATGAAGAAGCGAGGGAGGCGGAGAGGCGTGCGGTGGAGCTGGAGCTGGAGAGAAGGGCTgtgcgggcggaggaggaggcgaagcAGAAAGACGACGACGTGAGGCTCAAGGAGGAGGAGATCGCCGTGCTGAGGCAGCAGGTGGAGCTCTACGAGGCCCGGCTCGCCGAGTGGGAGGCCAAGATGAAGGCCGTGGAGGAGGAGCTTCAGAGACAGACCGCCGCGCTGCAGATGTCtcaggctgctgctgctgcggcggcggccaGAGCAGCACTCGGTTCCACGAGCCACCGCCGGGAGCCAACCTTATCCGACGGCGTCGCGCAGGCGGAACAAGCTCCGGTGCCCACGAGGGCGGAGGAAGCGTCCGTGAAGCGGGGCGAGAGCCTGTTTCGAGGAGCGTCCGTGAAgccccagcagcagcagcagcccgcCGTCGCGGCCGTCCTTAGCTCGAAGCCGAGCCACGCGGGCGTCGCCGCCGTCCTTAGCTCGAAGCCGAGCCACGCGGGCGTCGCCGCCGTCCTTAGCTCGAAGCCGAGCCACGcgggcgagctcgccgtcgcccccgccgtccTTAGCTCGAAGCCGAGCCACGCGGAGCACCACCTCGCGACCGAGTTCGCGCGGGAGACCCAGGCGTTCGAGCACGCcgcgagggcggtggccgaggtgaAGCCGGGCACCATGTCCGTCGACGAGCTCAAGATGCTGAGGCGGCAGTTCGCCGCCTGGAAGAAGGAGTACGAAGCGCGGCTGCACAAGACAAACGCGGAGCTTAAGAAGCGCATCCACTCGGAGAAGAGCCACGACCAGCAGGCTGCCCACTGCGGCCGGCGCCGGTGGTGCGGCTGGTGGAGGACGATCAAGGCGCCGAAGTTCAGGGCCCCCAAGAGGTGCTGCGCTTGCGCTTGCGCCATGAAGTTGCCTAGCCTTCCCTCGTGCAAGTTCCCTAGCCTTCCCTCGTGCAAGTTCCCTAGCCTTCCTTCGTGCAAGTTCCCTAGCCTTCCCTCGTGTTCCTTCTCTTGCTGCTGCTTTCGCCGCCGCCGATAG
- the LOC123110514 gene encoding protein PEP-RELATED DEVELOPMENT ARRESTED 1 homolog, chloroplastic yields MAALSLSCTPPTAVLPCLPRRPAASLLRPRVPSRPTLVVCLGAKPKVPLPIASPSPLVDDPAKWDPAECDALLRGGEQVASVLQEMLTLMEDMEMDGAFAPVVVELVAQGVIGNRVDEMESGFLMALDYMIQLAQKDGDDERNSLLEVVKQTVLDHLTKKCPPHVQVVGLLCQTEKKESRHELLRRVAAGGGVFENDKGLKCQIPGANLNDIANQADDLLESMETRPTIPDRKLLARLVIVREEARNMMGGGLLDERNDRGLNTLPQAEVNFLSKLVALKPGKAVEKMISDVMHGKEEGADNTESTNTGPNSDLEPSTGTSGRENATGRKPQPVRPGMFLETVSKVLGGIYAKNTSGITAQHLEWVHQTTLKILQEMAF; encoded by the exons ATGGCGGCTCTCTCCCTGTCCTGCACCCCTCCCACCGCCGTGCTCCCCTGCTTGCCCCGCAggcccgccgcctccctcctcagGCCGCGGGTCCCCTCCCGTCCTACCCTCGTCGTCTGCCTGGGCGCGAAGCCCAAGGTGCCCCTCCCCATCGCCTCGCCGTCCCCACTCGTGGACGACCCCGCTAAGTGGGACCCCGCCGAGTGCGACGCCCTCCTCCGCGGCGGCGAGCAGGTCGCCTCCGTGCTCCAGGAGATGCTCACGCTG ATGGAAGACATGGAGATGGATGGTGCATTTGCACCGGTGGTCGTGGAGTTGGTGGCTCAGGGTGTCATTGGTAATAGGGTTGATGAGATGGAGTCTGGCTTTCTAATGGCACTCGATTACATGATACAGCTCGCGCAGAAGGATGGTGATGATGAG CGTAACTCTCTTCTTGAAGTAGTCAAGCAGACGGTGCTAGACCATCTGACGAAAAAATGCCCTCCGCAT GTTCAAGTAGTTGGACTTCTTTGCCAGACTGAAAAGAAAGAGAGCAGACATGAGCTACTACGTCGTGTAGCTGCCGGTGGTGGCGTTTTTGAAAATGATAAAGGCCTGAAGTGTCAAATTCCAGGAGCGAATCTCAATGACATTGCAAATCAGGCGGATGATCTGCTGGAG TCAATGGAAACCAGACCCACAATTCCTGATCGAAAACTTCTGGCCAGACTAGTTATAGTAAGAGAGGAAGCTCGAAATATGATGGGAGGTGGCCTTTTAGATGAAAGAAATGATCGTGGTCTCAATACCCTTCCTCAAGCAGAG GTGAACTTCTTGAGCAAACTGGTCGCTCTCAAACCAGGGAAAGCAGTGGAGAAGATGATCAGTGATGTTATGCATGGCAAAGAGGAAGGTGCTGATAACACTGAAAGCACAAATACAGGACCAAATTCTGACCTGGAACCTTCAACTGGGACATCTGGAAGG GAAAATGCAACGGGCCGCAAGCCACAGCCTGTCCGGCCTGGAATGTTCCTGGAGACAGTTTCTAAG GTCTTAGGCGGCATATATGCAAAGAACACATCTGGCATTACAGCACAACATCTAGAATGG GTACATCAAACAACACTGAAAATTCTTCAGGAAATGGCCTTCTAA